A part of Silurus meridionalis isolate SWU-2019-XX chromosome 18, ASM1480568v1, whole genome shotgun sequence genomic DNA contains:
- the pphln1 gene encoding periphilin-1 isoform X1 — protein MAFRRGRSIRDLYEQRFHPDRAAPYPRGGGERRNFGRPDEEYVRNFDCDSPRFYPNGGPRNYHNEDKKGYHSESHYSASNDSRGGPANRRQDSYSYYRGPKDDGHSGHQVDFRGRSRASSSPNARVQGSHPAPRSMSALGSNPGDDTLIQAIMNLDRGDERESLRRKAPFPPVHDCSPTRQDVSPSHHSRSGSSISSRSYSPDRGKSHTYQPPLGKNRDRAPGPSVSVSRDGSPHSTVSASKEEMPAIERQVDEPLAPADEAITIADDFHERRSQAIAAKAREIEKVYRQDCETFGMVVKMLVAKDPSLEKHLQSPLKENLSEIRERCLEDLRHFISELDEVVRQPEPSV, from the exons A TGGCGTTTAGGAGAGGGAGGAGTATCCGAGACTTGTACGAGCAGCGTTTTCATCCAGACAGAGCC GCTCCTTACccaagaggaggaggagagaggagaaattTTGGACGTCCTGATGAAGAATACGTCCGAAACTTTGACTGCGACTCTCCACGCTTTTACCCGAACGGTGGTCCCAGAAACTACCACAATGAAGACAAAAAGGGTTACCATAGCGAAAGCCACTACTCCGCCTCTAATGACTCCAGAGGAGGTCCAGCTAATCGAAGG caGGATAGCTACTCTTATTACAGAGGACCCAAAGACGATGGTCACTCTGGACACCAGGTGGATTTCAG AGGCCGCAGTCGAGCTTCCTCTTCTCCCAATGCTCGTGTCCAGGGCTCGCACCCTGCTCCCAGATCCATGTCGGCACTGGGCTCCAACCCAGGAGATGACACCTTAATCCAGGCCATTATGAACTTGGATCGAGG AGATGAGAGGGAAAGTCTGCGGCGTAAAGCGCCCTTTCCTCCAGTCCATGACTGCTCTCCTACTCGGCAGGACGTGTCTCCTTCCCACCACAGTCGCTCCGGATCCAGCATTAGCAGCCGAAGCTACTCTCCTGACCGGGGAAAGAGCCACACGTACCAGCCTCCACTGGGAAAAA ACCGGGACCGGGCCCCGGGGCCCTCTGTCAGCGTGTCTCGAGACGGATCTCCACATAGTACCGTGTCAGCTTCTAAA GAGGAAATGCCAGCGATAGAACGCCAAGTAGATGAACCTCTGGCTCCTGCAGATGAAGCCATTACCATTGCAGATGACTTCCATGAACGCCGATCTCAAGCTATTGCAGCTAAAGCCCGGGAGATTGAGAAG GTTTACCGCCAAGACTGTGAGACATTTGGGATGGTGGTAAAGATGCTTGTGGCCAAGGACCCAAGTCTGGAGAAGCACCTGCAGAGCCCTCTGAAAGAAAACCTCAGTGAGATTCGAGAACGATGTCTTGAGGACCTGCGGCACTTTATCTCTGAATTAGATGAGGTCGTACGTCAACCGGAACCTTCTGTCTGA
- the pphln1 gene encoding periphilin-1 isoform X2, producing the protein MAFRRGRSIRDLYEQRFHPDRAAPYPRGGGERRNFGRPDEEYVRNFDCDSPRFYPNGGPRNYHNEDKKGYHSESHYSASNDSRGGPANRRDSYSYYRGPKDDGHSGHQVDFRGRSRASSSPNARVQGSHPAPRSMSALGSNPGDDTLIQAIMNLDRGDERESLRRKAPFPPVHDCSPTRQDVSPSHHSRSGSSISSRSYSPDRGKSHTYQPPLGKNRDRAPGPSVSVSRDGSPHSTVSASKEEMPAIERQVDEPLAPADEAITIADDFHERRSQAIAAKAREIEKVYRQDCETFGMVVKMLVAKDPSLEKHLQSPLKENLSEIRERCLEDLRHFISELDEVVRQPEPSV; encoded by the exons A TGGCGTTTAGGAGAGGGAGGAGTATCCGAGACTTGTACGAGCAGCGTTTTCATCCAGACAGAGCC GCTCCTTACccaagaggaggaggagagaggagaaattTTGGACGTCCTGATGAAGAATACGTCCGAAACTTTGACTGCGACTCTCCACGCTTTTACCCGAACGGTGGTCCCAGAAACTACCACAATGAAGACAAAAAGGGTTACCATAGCGAAAGCCACTACTCCGCCTCTAATGACTCCAGAGGAGGTCCAGCTAATCGAAGG GATAGCTACTCTTATTACAGAGGACCCAAAGACGATGGTCACTCTGGACACCAGGTGGATTTCAG AGGCCGCAGTCGAGCTTCCTCTTCTCCCAATGCTCGTGTCCAGGGCTCGCACCCTGCTCCCAGATCCATGTCGGCACTGGGCTCCAACCCAGGAGATGACACCTTAATCCAGGCCATTATGAACTTGGATCGAGG AGATGAGAGGGAAAGTCTGCGGCGTAAAGCGCCCTTTCCTCCAGTCCATGACTGCTCTCCTACTCGGCAGGACGTGTCTCCTTCCCACCACAGTCGCTCCGGATCCAGCATTAGCAGCCGAAGCTACTCTCCTGACCGGGGAAAGAGCCACACGTACCAGCCTCCACTGGGAAAAA ACCGGGACCGGGCCCCGGGGCCCTCTGTCAGCGTGTCTCGAGACGGATCTCCACATAGTACCGTGTCAGCTTCTAAA GAGGAAATGCCAGCGATAGAACGCCAAGTAGATGAACCTCTGGCTCCTGCAGATGAAGCCATTACCATTGCAGATGACTTCCATGAACGCCGATCTCAAGCTATTGCAGCTAAAGCCCGGGAGATTGAGAAG GTTTACCGCCAAGACTGTGAGACATTTGGGATGGTGGTAAAGATGCTTGTGGCCAAGGACCCAAGTCTGGAGAAGCACCTGCAGAGCCCTCTGAAAGAAAACCTCAGTGAGATTCGAGAACGATGTCTTGAGGACCTGCGGCACTTTATCTCTGAATTAGATGAGGTCGTACGTCAACCGGAACCTTCTGTCTGA